The Rhizobium rosettiformans genomic sequence GCGTCGACGGCTTCAACCTGTCGCGCACGGTCGTGCCGGAATGCTTTGACGACATCATCGAGCTGGTCGTACCCCGCCTGCAGGAGAAAGGTCTCTACAAGACCGAATACCGCGAAGGGCCGCTGCGGGAAAAGCTCTTCGGCAACGCCCGTCTGACCGATCGCCACATTGCCTCCACCCACCGGCATCAGCGGGGCTGATCACGTCTTTCTCATGTTGTGCAAGGCATCGGTCCGGGCCGGTGCCTCGCCTTGCTCTCTCTGCTCGGCGGATGCTAGCGTGCAATCCATATGGCGGAGCATGCCTGCCCCCTCGGGATGCACGCGCTGGCATTGAGAGGGAGTGGGGCACCAAGGCGGTGTCCCCGGGGAGGCCTTGTTGAAAATTGCTGTCGTGAGAAACCCAATTGCGGGCGGCCGAGCCGGCCAGAAGCAATGGGCTCCCTTGCTTGCCGCCTTCCGCCATCGTTTCCCGGATCTGGAAATCCATGAAAGCCGCTCCAGCGGGGATGCCCGCAGGCTCGCCCGCGAGCTTGCCGCGGGGCCTTATGACGTCATCGTGGTGGCAGGTGGTGACGGCACGATCAGCGATGTCGTCGATGGTGTGCTGACCTCGTCGCGCCCCGAGATGCCGCTCGCCTTTCTGCCGATCGGCACGGGCTGCGATTTCATCCGCAACTTCAAGCTCCCGAGCGATCCGGCAGCCCTCGCAGAGCACATCACAAACGCCTCGGTCCGCCGGATCGATGCCGGGCTGCTGGTCAGCCGCGATGCATCCGGACACGAGCAGCGCCGCCACTTCGCCAACATCGCCAGTGTCGGCATCTCCGGCGAGATCGTCGATGCTGTGAACGCGCCCGGGCGCAAACGCATATTGAACGGTCCCGTCCGGTTCCTCGTCCATGCGGCGCTCGCGATCCTGCGCTATCGTCCCTATGATTTCGAAGTGCTGATCGATGGCATGCAGGTGCATCAGGGTCTGCTGGCGATCGCGGCGATTGCCAATGGCGGCTGGTTCGGCGGCGGCATGAACATCACGCCGGATGCCGATGTCGCCGATGGCCTGTTCGACATCGCCGTCATGCGCGAGGAAAAGATCCTCGGCCTTCTGAATTTACTGGGACGCCTGCATTCCGCCGGCCATGTCGGCCATCCGCTCTTGAGTTTTCACAAAGGACGTCGCGTCGAGGTGCGGCCGCGCGATCCCAAGCGTTTCCCCGTCGAAATCGACGGCGAAATGCCGATCCGGGGCGGTTTCGTCGCGGAAATCCTGCCCCAGGCACTGACCATCCGGACCTGAGCCCGGCGATCGTCAGAAAATTAGAACGCGCCTTCCCACTCGGCCATGGCGGCGATCACGCCCGGCAGATCCTGCATGCGGGCAATCACGGTCTCCGCGCCGGCATCCGTCAACCGGTCTGCATGTGAAGGATAGGTATGCGACGCACCGGTAAAGCCGATGACGCGCATGCCGGCTTCGCGCGCCGCATGCACGCCGTGAACGGAATCCTCGATGACGATGCACTTGGACGGGCTGACATTGAACTGCTTGGCACCATGCAGGAAGATATCAGGCTTCGGCTTGACCCTGTCAGCACCGAGATCCTTCGCCGAATAGATATGCGGGGCGAAGAACTCCTTGAGGCCGACCTTGGTCAGCATCATGTCGAGGCGATGCGAGGACGAGTTCGAGCAGATGCAGCGCGGACCCGCGAGCCGCGCCAGCGCATATTGCACGCCTTCGATCGCCTTCACCTCGCGGGCAAGCCTCTGGTCGAGCAGCTGTTCCGATTTGTCGATCAGGCTGGCCGAGAGCGGGATATCGATCTCCTTCTCGATCGACAGGAGAATGTTCTTCCAGGTCATGCCGGCGAAGCGCTCGCCCATCTCCTCGACCGAGATCGGATAACCGGCCTCCGTCAGAAGCTTCGATTCGACCTTGGCCGCAATGATCTCGGAATCGACGAGCACGCCGTCGCAATCGAAAAGGGTGAGATCGAAGCCGCTCATGGAAATATCCGTCCTGTGGTCCTGAAGAAGGCGGCTTCCTACACGATCGGGAGGGCGAGGACAATCACGCGTCATGCAGGGCTGCCGTGCTGAAGATCGCAGGGCCGTCTAGTTTCCACCCTCAGCCATAGCAAGCAGCACGACCTCGAAATCCTGGGGGTAGCGCTTGAGCCCGCCGTCCTTCTCCATCATGTCCGCGAGCCACACGCCGTCGGCAGCAAGCCGCACGGCAACGAGCCGCTGATCGCCATCGGTTTCGGCATGCCGCGCCATCCGCCCGTCGAGCCAGGCCGACCACAGGGCGCGCAGCGCCGGTTCCGAAACGATCGCAACCGAAAGCGCACCCCAGAGGCTGCGGTCGCCGAGCAGGCGGTCCGAGAAGCAAGCGCGCACATAGGCCCGCGTGAACCGTCCCCGCGATGCGGGATCATCCGCCAGAGTCCGGTCGATTTCCTGATCCATCTTGTCGAGAAGATCCTCAAAGACGGCGGCCAGCAGCGCCTGCTTGCTGTCGAAATGATGCAGCAGTCCGCCCTTAGTCACCCCGGCGCGCTCGGCGACTGCCTGGATGGTGATCGCCGACGCACCCTGTTCGGCAGCGATCTGCGCCGCACAGTCCAGCAAAGCCCGGCGCACCTGCTCCGGCTGTTTCTTGCGGTGATGCGCGGAAAGCGTTCTGTCTCTGCGCGAGGGAGAGGCCGCCATCAGTGCGACACCGTGCTCGACAGCGTGTTCATCACGATGACGCCGGTAACGATCAGGGCGATGCCCACAAGCGCCGCCATGTCCAGGCTCTGCTTGAGGTAGAACACGCTGATCAGAGCCGTCAGCACGATGCCGAGCCCGCCCCACATGGCATAGGCGATGCCGAGCGGCATGCCCTTCAGCGCTTGCGACAAGAGGTAGAAGGAGGCGACATAGAACATCACCATGCCAGCCGTCGGCAGAAGCTTGGTGAACTGCGCCGACTTCTGCAGCAAGGTGGTGCCGATCACTTCGAGCACGATGGCGGCGGCGAGTGCGCCATAGGCGGTCAATACGGGGTTCATGGACAGAGCTCCGGAAATGGGACGGCTTAAACATACCGTATGGTCGGTTTGTTCGGCAAGCGCGCCCTGGATGCAAAAGCGAGGCGGTCCCTGCAATCTGCAGGAGGTCAAAAATTAATTATAGAACACAATATTAACATATCACAATTTCGCCGAGTTCCGCGAGCGAGCTTGCCCTCGGCCGTCCGGCCACCCCATCATCAACAGGACATCCAGCATGTGCCAGGAATGCGAAACGCAAGGTCTCAACCGTCGCAACCTTTTCAAGCTCGCCGGCGTCGGCCTGACCACGGCCGCCCTCATCGGCAGCGCGCCCGCGCGCGCCGCCGCCACGGCGCCCTCCAGCTCATCGGTGACGACGCCGGCAGAAGCGCTGGCGCGGCTGAAGCAGGGAAATAGGCGTTTCGTCGAGGATGCCGAAGCCTGCGCCTCCAACCTTGTGGCGATCCGCGGCGAACTGGCCGGCGGCCAGCAGCCCTGGGCCACGATCCTCACCTGCTCGGACAGTCGCGTCAGCCCTGAACTGGTCTTCGGCGGCTCGACGCTCGGCGAACTCTTCGTCATCCGCAATGCCGGCAACGTGCTCGATACCGGTGCGCTTGGCACGATCGAATACGGAACAGAACATCTGAAGTCGCCGCTGGTCGTCGTCATGGGTCACAGCAAATGTGGCGCCGTCACCGCCGCCTGCGACGAAGTCACCAAGGGTGCCGTGCCCGGCGGTTCGATCGGCAAGATGGTTCAGCCGATCCTTCCCGTCGTGCTCTCCGCCAAGGACAAGGGCGATGGGCTTGTTGCCGAGACGGTCCGCCTCAACGCGATCTCCGGCGCTCGTCGCATCGCCGATGAAAGCCATATCGTCAGCGAACTGGTGACCTCTGGCGCGGTCCGTGTTGTGGCAGCCGTCTATGACATCGCCAGTGGCGAAGTCGAATTCATCGAAGACATCTGAGCAAAGAGGGCAGGGGGCAGTAATGCCCCCTCCAGCGCCGGTGTACGCAGCTTGTTCTCGGTTCAGTCTGCTGCCGGAAACATCGGGAGAAACCGCCTCGCGGAAAAGTTCATCAGGCTCTCGGTCATTGCCTTGACCTGCCGATCCTCGGCACGAACTTGCGATGTGGCCGATGCTTTCGCAGGGAAAGCAGCCTAAGAACGAGGCGCCGCAAAGTATCCCACGCCCTCGGCAGGATAGTGGTCGCCAAACCTGGTGAGCACAAAGGTTGGTGAGAACTGTGTTGCCTTACGCGTCAAGGTTTGACTGTCCCTTGATGAAAAAGCATTTGCCATTTGCACCCGTCATATTTCCAAATGGAGCTTCTCAGCACACACTGCAACGAACCATTGGCTGTAGAGCGTTTGGTCTCGTAGGTGAGCAGCACAGCATCGCTGGAAATCGGTTTCAATGCGTAGTTCGCTGTCTCCAGATTGTTTCCGCCGGTTCCAGGCTCTCGCTCCAGCAGTTCCATGATGGTCGTCCGGTCGTAGACGCTCCCGGACGCTCCAATTTCCATGAAGCCGTCAGCGAGCAGGATTTCTAAAGTTTGCCGGCAGCGTCTCGTGCCGGGCTGATGAAGGGCTTCTTCCAATGACTGGATTTCCT encodes the following:
- a CDS encoding diacylglycerol/lipid kinase family protein; the protein is MKIAVVRNPIAGGRAGQKQWAPLLAAFRHRFPDLEIHESRSSGDARRLARELAAGPYDVIVVAGGDGTISDVVDGVLTSSRPEMPLAFLPIGTGCDFIRNFKLPSDPAALAEHITNASVRRIDAGLLVSRDASGHEQRRHFANIASVGISGEIVDAVNAPGRKRILNGPVRFLVHAALAILRYRPYDFEVLIDGMQVHQGLLAIAAIANGGWFGGGMNITPDADVADGLFDIAVMREEKILGLLNLLGRLHSAGHVGHPLLSFHKGRRVEVRPRDPKRFPVEIDGEMPIRGGFVAEILPQALTIRT
- a CDS encoding DMT family transporter, giving the protein MNPVLTAYGALAAAIVLEVIGTTLLQKSAQFTKLLPTAGMVMFYVASFYLLSQALKGMPLGIAYAMWGGLGIVLTALISVFYLKQSLDMAALVGIALIVTGVIVMNTLSSTVSH
- a CDS encoding TetR/AcrR family transcriptional regulator, with product MAASPSRRDRTLSAHHRKKQPEQVRRALLDCAAQIAAEQGASAITIQAVAERAGVTKGGLLHHFDSKQALLAAVFEDLLDKMDQEIDRTLADDPASRGRFTRAYVRACFSDRLLGDRSLWGALSVAIVSEPALRALWSAWLDGRMARHAETDGDQRLVAVRLAADGVWLADMMEKDGGLKRYPQDFEVVLLAMAEGGN
- a CDS encoding HAD family hydrolase, which codes for MSGFDLTLFDCDGVLVDSEIIAAKVESKLLTEAGYPISVEEMGERFAGMTWKNILLSIEKEIDIPLSASLIDKSEQLLDQRLAREVKAIEGVQYALARLAGPRCICSNSSSHRLDMMLTKVGLKEFFAPHIYSAKDLGADRVKPKPDIFLHGAKQFNVSPSKCIVIEDSVHGVHAAREAGMRVIGFTGASHTYPSHADRLTDAGAETVIARMQDLPGVIAAMAEWEGAF
- a CDS encoding DUF4440 domain-containing protein codes for the protein MTSIPSLEEIQSLEEALHQPGTRRCRQTLEILLADGFMEIGASGSVYDRTTIMELLEREPGTGGNNLETANYALKPISSDAVLLTYETKRSTANGSLQCVLRSSIWKYDGCKWQMLFHQGTVKP
- a CDS encoding carbonic anhydrase, giving the protein MCQECETQGLNRRNLFKLAGVGLTTAALIGSAPARAAATAPSSSSVTTPAEALARLKQGNRRFVEDAEACASNLVAIRGELAGGQQPWATILTCSDSRVSPELVFGGSTLGELFVIRNAGNVLDTGALGTIEYGTEHLKSPLVVVMGHSKCGAVTAACDEVTKGAVPGGSIGKMVQPILPVVLSAKDKGDGLVAETVRLNAISGARRIADESHIVSELVTSGAVRVVAAVYDIASGEVEFIEDI